The region CTTTGTTGAAAATatatgtatgaagaacaccatgatAGTATTTCATATTatactttttatgcaagatatTTAAACTACAATCATTTACTGTCTTTTCTTCTGTCGAATTGCCTTTATTTTCAGTATTTCATCATTACTTTTCCCTTCACATTTACATTTCGCCAAACATTCATTTCTAGTACTTTTCAAACTTAAAAGCCTTTTACTTCAAGTTATTTATTTTCACTTTCGTCGATTACTATTGTTATCTTAAAAAACCCTTTTTACAAAAATTACTGCTATTTACTCTGTCTATAAAGTCATAAATTTCGTTTAGAATTATTGTCGAAACACCTTTCACCATTCATAAACTAGAAACAAACTTAATCATGAGTCAAATTACCATAACAATAGTTCTTaagacacatgtcctaggatcaatctagtcgatcctgtaagttaccaagatttataatattggaggactagcggttgtttatcagaaattactggtaaacaaattggcacgcccatTGGGACGGTGTTAGGAGAACCGTTAATTATAATAGTTTGCTTTACTTTTACAATACAAAATTGTTGTTATTCTTTTGGTTTAAAAAATCATAATGTTGTATGATCCTTAGAAGTGGTAAGATAGTCAACAATTCGCAACCTATAACCAAAAGAAAAAACACAAAAAAGATGGTTAATACAACCAGACAAGGGGAACAATTTCCTCCCCATGGAACAGACACAATCGGAGCAAATTCGATTGATGCATCCACTGATATCCCTAGTGCACAAGCCATACCAACATCTGGATCCATGGCCTTGCATAATTCGACAACAATGCCTATTATGTCAAGCGTAGCAGACATTCTTGCAATTTTAACCCCTAGGCCACCAGGATTTGAGAATTTTAGGCCTTTGAGAGAATACCCATATGGAATGTCATCTACTGTCATGGCGGGACTTCAAAATAATTCTTCCATATATACTCAACCCCATAATACGGTTATTTCGCCAATTCAAAATTCTGGCTCTGGCATGAACCATGTAGGTCAAAATACCCAATCACAAGGAGTCACCATCCTATTACCTACCCTTACAACGAATAACCAGGCAGCctttagacaacaaatggatgctagtaaccatgatatggtaggagttCTGGCCAGAGAAATGAATACCATTTTTTCTCCCCTAGTACAGAATGTAAATAGGACTAACAATGATAATGCCCAAACATACCAACAACTATCAGTGTAGATGGGACGCATAGCAGATTTCCTAGGCGCCCCACAGTTCTCTGTTTGACACAGACCAAACCATGTTATAATCCAGGAAGAAGAACTAACTATAAATCAGGTTTGACCACCAAGACAAGCGCCTGACGAAAGGGTCATGGGGGCAAGATTAGAACAACAACCAGTTCGACGGGAAGTCCCTGAAGAACAACCTAGGAGAGTAATAATGGTTAATAAAGACCAGGATGCAGACGAAGTAATTCATAGGGTTAGGCGAGAAAACATGATGGAAAATGACTTAACTACTATGATAGAGAGAATCATGGCCCAAAATGGTCTGAATACAGGACTTCGACGGCCAAATTATTCCTCTCCTTTATCAGAATACGTCCTACAAACTGGATTACCAAGGGGTTGTAAAatccctaagttcaccaaattctcaggggacactagtgaaTCCACTATAGAACACATAGCCAAATACATAACTGAGACGGGGGATTTGGCGAACAGTGAGAACCTAAGAATGAAATATTTTCCCAGTTCTTTAACGAAGAATGCCTTCACGTGGTTTACAACTTTGCCACCAAATTCCATAGATACTTGGCCTCATTTGGAAAGATTGtttcatgaacaattctacatgggccAAACTAAGATAAGTCTTAAGGAATTAGCCAGTATCAAAAGAAAATTCACTGAACCTATAGATGATTATCTGAATAGGTTCCGTTTGTTGAAATCTAGATGCTTCACAACAGTGCCTGAACATGaattggtcgaaatggccgctggAGGTTTAGACTATTCCATTAGGAAAAAGTTAGATACCCAATATCTAAGAGATATGGCCCAATTAGCAGACAGGGTTCGACAAGTCGAATGTTTAAAAGCTGAAAAGGCCAGAGCGAATAAGAGTTATAAGAAAGAAAGGGTTACTTGTGTCGAATTCGAAGATGGGGAGTCTGAAATCTCTAATGACCCTTATGGTCTCGAGGAATTCGAAGTAGATTTGGCTGAATTAAAAGAAGCGCCACCTTATGCTTGTAAATTACTTACACCTTCGAATGGAAGGAACCCTGTCGAAATTGAAAAGAACGATAGATTTCCTAAAAAAACTTACACATTTGATGTtaccaaatgtgacgaaatcttcgatctA is a window of Lathyrus oleraceus cultivar Zhongwan6 chromosome 6, CAAS_Psat_ZW6_1.0, whole genome shotgun sequence DNA encoding:
- the LOC127095474 gene encoding uncharacterized protein LOC127095474 — translated: MGARLEQQPVRREVPEEQPRRVIMVNKDQDADEVIHRVRRENMMENDLTTMIERIMAQNGLNTGLRRPNYSSPLSEYVLQTGLPRGCKIPKFTKFSGDTSESTIEHIAKYITETGDLANSENLRMKYFPSSLTKNAFTWFTTLPPNSIDTWPHLERLFHEQFYMGQTKISLKELASIKRKFTEPIDDYLNRFRLLKSRCFTTVPEHELVEMAAGGLDYSIRKKLDTQYLRDMAQLADRVRQVECLKAEKARANKSYKKERVTCVEFEDGESEISNDPYGLEEFEVDLAELKEAPPYACKLLTPSNGRNPVEIEKNDRFPKKTYTFDVTKCDEIFDLLVKDGQMIVPPNTKIPPLEQRKKRGFCKYHNFLGHKTSQCFLFRDLIQNAIKDGRLKFVDKGKN